The following proteins are encoded in a genomic region of Salminus brasiliensis chromosome 17, fSalBra1.hap2, whole genome shotgun sequence:
- the ing5a gene encoding inhibitor of growth protein 5a: protein MATAIYLEHYLDSIENLPCELQRNFTLMRELDNRTEEKKGEIDKLAEEYITNVRNLASEQRVEHLQKIQSAYSKCKEYSDDKVQLAMQTYEMVDKHIRRLDADLARFENELKEKLDVGGYESPDSRALKKGGGRGLKEKRGPKGRGRKCSDDDSPRKKKMKNSPEFSESLLPVHPSDVLDMPVDPNEPTYCLCHQVSYGEMIGCDNPDCPIEWFHFACVDLTTKPKGKWFCPRCTQDRKKK, encoded by the exons ATGGCGACAGCTATTTACCTCGAACACTACCTTGACA GCATTGAAAATTTGCCAtgtgaacttcagagaaacttCACCCTCATGCGGGAGCTGGATAACAGGACTGAAG AAAAGAAGGGAGAGATTGATAAGCTTGCAGAAGAGTACATCACAAATGTACGGAACCTGGCATCCGAGCAGAGGGTGGAGCACCTGCAGAAGATCCAGAGCGCCTACAGCAAATGTAAAGAATACAGCGATGACAAAGTGCAGCTTGCTATGCAGACATATGAAATG GTTGACAAGCACATCCGGAGACTGGACGCAGACCTGGCGCGCTTTGAGAATGAGCTAAAGGAGAAGCTGGATGTTGGTGGCTATGAGAGTCCAGACAGTAGAGCACTGAAAA AAGGAGGTGGGCGAGGGCTTAAGGAAAAGCGCGGACCCAAAGGCAGAGGAAGAAAATGCTCAGACGATGACTCACCCcgaaagaagaaaatgaaaaacag CCCTGAATTCTCAGAGTCTCTCCTACCGGTTCACCCGTCAGATGTCCTCGACATGCCAGTGGATCCCAATGAGCCCACATACTGTTTGTGCCACCAAGTGTCGTATGGAGAAATGATCGGCTGTGACAACCCAGAT TGTCCCATTGAGTGGTTTCACTTCGCTTGTGTGGATCTCACAACAAAACCCAAAGGGAAATG GTTTTGTCCGCGGTGCACCCAGGATCGGAAGAAAAAATAA